The Halomonas sp. 7T genome contains a region encoding:
- a CDS encoding AmpG family muropeptide MFS transporter, which translates to MPTPTPQRSWLAALGIYCRAPVITMLFLGFSAGLPFLLVFSTLSAWLRSDGVEVAAIGFFAWIGMLYSIKFFWAPIVDRLALPLLTRAFGQRRGWMLLAQGMIAAGLVGLAGVDPVGNLGWVAAFALLVAFGSATQDIAIDAYRIESADDDVQAAMASTYIIGYRGGLLAAGAGALYVASAVSWNAAYLTMAALVGIGVLTVLIRPEPKRASLSVQLIHEPKVRAFIRASRGKPKTLRRLGAWGIGAIVCPFTDFFRRYGVKAMGILVFIAVFRISDLAMASMANPLYIDLGFSLATIANVTNIFGIAMSIAGGILGGLLVARYGIGPLLVFGAGLVMVTNLLFAALAVIGNQVPMLVVTIIGDNLANGLASAVFIAFLSSLTSRAYTATQYALFSSLMTLPGKFLSGFGGIVVGAQGYATFFVVATLLGLPAIALAIWISRDKQLVPTPLAQAN; encoded by the coding sequence ATGCCCACCCCGACGCCCCAGCGCAGTTGGTTGGCGGCGCTTGGTATTTACTGCCGAGCACCTGTGATCACCATGCTGTTTTTAGGCTTTTCCGCTGGCCTGCCGTTTCTTCTGGTATTTTCCACGCTATCAGCCTGGCTACGCAGTGACGGTGTAGAAGTGGCCGCCATCGGCTTTTTTGCCTGGATTGGTATGCTCTATTCAATCAAGTTTTTTTGGGCACCAATTGTAGATCGTTTAGCGCTTCCGCTACTAACCCGCGCGTTTGGCCAACGCAGGGGCTGGATGCTGCTGGCCCAGGGCATGATTGCCGCTGGGTTAGTCGGTTTGGCAGGTGTAGACCCCGTAGGTAACTTAGGCTGGGTAGCAGCCTTTGCCCTTTTGGTGGCATTTGGCTCCGCAACGCAAGATATCGCCATCGATGCCTACCGAATTGAGTCCGCTGATGACGATGTTCAAGCAGCCATGGCCTCCACCTACATTATTGGCTATCGAGGCGGGCTGCTGGCGGCCGGGGCCGGTGCGCTCTACGTGGCCTCGGCAGTATCATGGAACGCGGCCTACCTCACTATGGCTGCGCTGGTAGGCATTGGCGTGCTCACCGTGCTAATTCGCCCGGAGCCCAAGCGCGCCTCGTTAAGCGTACAATTAATTCATGAACCCAAAGTGCGAGCGTTTATTCGTGCCAGCCGAGGCAAGCCCAAAACGCTGCGTCGTTTAGGTGCTTGGGGGATTGGAGCGATTGTCTGCCCTTTTACCGACTTCTTCCGCCGCTATGGTGTGAAGGCGATGGGCATTTTGGTCTTTATTGCGGTGTTTCGCATTAGCGACCTTGCCATGGCCTCCATGGCGAACCCGCTCTATATCGACCTTGGCTTTTCGCTGGCAACGATCGCCAATGTTACCAATATTTTTGGAATTGCCATGAGCATTGCAGGGGGCATATTGGGCGGGCTGCTAGTAGCCCGTTACGGCATTGGCCCGCTACTGGTGTTTGGTGCGGGTTTGGTAATGGTAACCAACCTGCTGTTTGCAGCTCTTGCTGTGATTGGCAATCAAGTGCCTATGCTGGTGGTAACGATTATAGGCGATAACCTCGCCAATGGGCTTGCCAGCGCGGTGTTTATTGCGTTCCTCTCCAGCTTAACCTCGCGGGCCTACACGGCCACACAGTACGCGCTATTTTCGTCACTGATGACGCTGCCGGGCAAATTCTTGAGCGGATTTGGCGGCATTGTGGTGGGCGCCCAGGGCTATGCCACTTTCTTTGTGGTAGCCACACTGCTCGGCTTACCCGCGATTGCGTTAGCGATCTGGATAAGCCGAGATAAGCAGCTAGTCCCTACCCCGCTTGCTCAGGCTAACTAG
- a CDS encoding peptidylprolyl isomerase has protein sequence MSITAHQVVTLHYVLSDVLHDGSTHVLDDSQARSTPLEYLHGHNNILPGLERALEGKEAGAELRVTLAPAEAYGVRNDDLVQEVSRASFGSAELEPGSRFQTEGEAGPQIVTVLSIDGEQVTVDTNHPLAGHTLRYQVTVLDVREATRAELAKGHPLPPGTEHSKVEDRKVL, from the coding sequence ATGTCGATTACGGCACATCAGGTAGTGACCTTACACTATGTACTCAGCGACGTACTTCACGATGGTAGTACCCACGTGTTGGATGACTCCCAGGCGCGTAGTACGCCGTTGGAGTACCTACACGGCCACAATAATATCCTACCTGGCCTGGAGCGTGCGCTAGAGGGAAAAGAGGCAGGAGCAGAGCTTCGTGTCACGTTAGCCCCCGCCGAAGCGTACGGAGTGCGCAATGATGACTTGGTGCAAGAGGTAAGCCGAGCGTCGTTTGGTAGCGCTGAGCTTGAACCCGGTAGCCGGTTCCAAACCGAAGGAGAAGCCGGGCCGCAAATTGTCACGGTGCTGAGTATTGACGGTGAGCAGGTCACGGTGGATACCAACCATCCCCTGGCAGGACATACCCTTCGCTACCAAGTAACCGTGTTAGACGTAAGAGAGGCTACCCGGGCAGAATTAGCCAAGGGTCACCCGTTACCACCGGGTACCGAGCACAGCAAAGTGGAAGACCGCAAAGTTTTGTGA
- the ccoM gene encoding cytochrome c oxidase subunit CcoM: protein MYWDDTVVFSLVTIALVIAFMIGWAGFVIRDHLRKDERKKP from the coding sequence ATGTACTGGGATGATACTGTCGTTTTTAGCTTAGTCACTATCGCGTTAGTGATTGCATTTATGATCGGTTGGGCTGGCTTTGTCATCCGCGACCATCTTCGTAAGGATGAGCGTAAAAAGCCTTAG
- a CDS encoding sensor domain-containing diguanylate cyclase, with the protein MVSANQPVKSPESAEKPGWVRRRYVTWLSLSLMSFMALMMLIVYESRWVYPEIQAYFSQTGSLTGQQLATRSRAYLQNAQQTLLNDQPMSGENIEAISLNLDLAYGLMDVSVYHQEYACTGPSVTTVGSLTSRLTQDALSPLAASRELLEPINCLTHIEMDQLDRRGMVINNFSESTRRHSQMLIYSSMTIFIMGLLFWGMHERQLRRTQRATEQKIAWMKRAMRDPLTGIGNRSALHQEVMARANQPLGLILVDIDFFKQYNDELGHPAGDQLLRRLASLLKKQLGTEAKLYRLGGDEFAAVLPCADDTELAQYCESLITGLTAEQFNHPAHPDNKQVTLSIGAVRFIAVETTFAYAYETADKALYSVKAAGRDGWQISAGA; encoded by the coding sequence ATGGTGAGTGCGAATCAGCCTGTAAAATCGCCTGAATCCGCTGAAAAACCAGGCTGGGTAAGACGCCGTTACGTTACGTGGCTTTCGCTAAGCCTGATGAGCTTTATGGCGCTGATGATGCTGATTGTTTATGAATCGCGCTGGGTGTATCCAGAAATCCAGGCCTACTTTAGCCAAACAGGCAGCTTAACAGGCCAGCAATTGGCTACTCGCTCTCGCGCTTACCTACAAAATGCCCAGCAAACGCTGCTCAACGACCAGCCAATGAGTGGGGAGAACATCGAGGCGATTTCATTGAATCTGGATCTCGCCTATGGGTTGATGGACGTGAGCGTTTATCATCAAGAGTATGCTTGCACGGGGCCTAGTGTCACGACGGTGGGCTCGCTTACCTCGCGTCTCACGCAAGATGCGCTTTCACCATTGGCTGCCTCGCGTGAGCTGTTAGAGCCTATTAACTGCCTAACGCACATTGAAATGGATCAGTTAGACCGCCGGGGTATGGTGATTAATAACTTCTCGGAAAGTACCCGGCGCCATAGCCAAATGCTTATCTACTCTAGTATGACTATTTTCATCATGGGGTTACTTTTTTGGGGGATGCATGAGCGCCAACTGCGCCGGACGCAGCGTGCTACTGAGCAAAAAATTGCCTGGATGAAGCGAGCTATGCGTGACCCGCTCACCGGGATTGGCAACCGCAGTGCGCTACATCAAGAGGTTATGGCAAGAGCCAACCAGCCCCTTGGGTTGATCTTGGTAGATATCGACTTCTTCAAACAGTACAACGATGAGCTGGGCCACCCTGCCGGCGATCAGCTATTGCGTCGTTTGGCCAGCCTGCTGAAAAAGCAGTTAGGCACGGAGGCTAAGCTCTACCGGCTAGGCGGTGATGAGTTTGCTGCCGTGTTACCGTGTGCTGATGACACCGAGCTAGCGCAGTACTGTGAATCGTTAATAACGGGGCTGACGGCTGAACAGTTTAACCACCCCGCCCATCCAGATAACAAACAGGTAACGCTCAGCATAGGCGCTGTGCGCTTTATAGCGGTTGAAACAACCTTCGCGTACGCTTATGAAACGGCTGATAAAGCGCTGTATAGCGTGAAAGCGGCAGGTCGTGATGGCTGGCAGATCAGCGCAGGCGCATAA
- a CDS encoding group I truncated hemoglobin, whose translation MKYQASTARHLFIIMALTSLLLTGCAQPHPQATLYDRMGGQTTIDAVVENLLYRIADDNDIVGYFVNSNIDLFAESLATQLCDISDGPCTYDGPPMDRAHQTMGITNAHFNRVVEYLDAAMQEEGVNLAARNDMLGRLAPLYDDIMRLR comes from the coding sequence ATGAAGTATCAAGCCTCTACTGCACGCCATCTCTTCATCATCATGGCACTTACCAGCCTGCTGCTCACTGGCTGCGCGCAACCCCACCCGCAAGCCACGCTCTACGACCGTATGGGTGGACAAACCACAATTGATGCGGTGGTGGAAAACCTGCTTTACCGCATTGCCGATGACAACGATATCGTGGGCTACTTTGTTAATAGCAATATTGACCTATTTGCCGAATCGCTGGCGACTCAGCTGTGCGATATCAGCGATGGCCCCTGCACTTACGACGGCCCGCCCATGGACCGCGCCCACCAAACGATGGGGATTACAAACGCGCACTTTAACCGGGTGGTTGAATATCTTGATGCCGCAATGCAGGAAGAAGGCGTCAACCTCGCCGCCCGCAATGACATGCTAGGCCGCTTAGCGCCTCTCTACGATGACATTATGCGCCTGCGCTGA